The following DNA comes from Saccharomyces cerevisiae S288C chromosome XIII, complete sequence.
GGTTTGACAGACTTCGCAAACTTTGGTAAGATAAACCTACAGAGTACAAATGTGTCAGATGATATAGTTTTGTATAATCTCCTATCAGAATTTGACGAGTTAAATGACGATGcttccaaagaaaaaataattagTAAAATATGGGACATGAGCAGTATGCTAAATGAGTACTATTCCATAGAATTGGTGAATGATGGTCTAGATAATGACTTAAAGTCTGTGAAGCTAAAATCTCTACCACTACTTTTAAAAGGCTACATTCCATCTCTGGTCAAGttaccattttttatatatcgCCTGGGTAAAGAAGTTGATTGGGAGGATGAACAAGAGTGTCTAGATGGTATTTTAAGAGAGATTGCATTACTCTATATACCTGATATGGTTCCGAAAGTCGATACATCTGATGCATCGTTGTCAGAAGACGAAAAAGCCCAGTTTATAAATAGAAAGGAACACATATCCTCATTACTAGAACACGTTCTCTTCCCTTGTATCAAACGAAGGTTCCTGGCCCCTAGACACATTCTCAAGGATGTCGTGGAAATAGCCAACCTTCCAGATCTATACAAAGTTTTTGAGAGGTGTTAACTTTAAAACGTTTTGGCTGTAATACCaaagttttttgtttatttccTGAGTGTGATTGTGTTTCATTTGAAAGTGTATGCCCTTTCCTTTAACGATTCATCCGCGAGATTTCAAAGGATATGAAATATGGTTGCAGTTAGGAAAGTATGTCAGAAATGTTATATTCGGATTGAAACTCTTCTACAATAGTTCTGAAGTCACTTGGTTCCGTATTGTTTTCGTCCTCTTCCTCAAGCAACGATTCTTGTCTAAGCTTATTCAACGGTACCAAAGACCCGAGTCCTTTTATGAGAGAAAacatttcatcatttttcaacTCAATTATCTTAATATCATTTTGTagtattttgaaaacagGATGGTAAAACGAATCACCTGAATCTAGAAGCTGTACCTTGTCCCATAAAAGTTTTAATTTACTGAGCCTTTCGGTCAAGTAAACTAGTTTATCTAGTTTTGAACCGAATATTGTGGGCAGATTTGCAGTAAGTTCAGTTAGATCTACTAAAAGTTGTTTGACAGCAGCCGATTCCACAAAAATTTGGTAAAAGGAGATGAAAGAGACCACGCGCGTAATGGTTTGCATCACCATCGGATGTCTGTTGAAAAACTCACTTTTTGCATGGAAGTTATTAACAATAAGACTAATGATTACCTTAGAATAATGTATAACCTTTAGTAGTGAATCTGCGGTATCATAATAAATGAGATACATCTTAAACAATTTCCAGGAAACAGTagatatttgaaaaagtgcaataaatttttgaaatctgCTGTTATTTGATCTAAAATCTTCTTCCAACGAATCTACTttgtattgaaaaatatcgAGCTCCCTCCTTATAGCATCCAATGTTTTTAAGGGAGGTTTAGAACTCTTGTTCAAGTATTGATCTAAATCTCTGTCTAATGAGATGATTTTCCAATACAAGACCTCTGTGCTGTTTTCTTCCCTGTAAACATCAACGTTAGGCAAATCCTGCAAATATGCTGCATGTTGTAATAGGGAGGATACTTCTGTATGAAGTGCAATTGGTTTGCGTGGCCCCGATTGAAGATAATCGCATCCACACAGGCGATAGAATATTCTTCCCAAGGT
Coding sequences within:
- the CEP3 gene encoding Cep3p (Essential kinetochore protein; component of the CBF3 complex that binds the CDEIII region of the centromere; contains an N-terminal Zn2Cys6 type zinc finger domain, a C-terminal acidic domain, and a putative coiled coil dimerization domain) — translated: MFNRTTQLKSKHPCSVCTRRKVKCDRMIPCGNCRKRGQDSECMKSTKLITASSSKEYLPDLLLFWQNYEYWITNIGLYKTKQRDLTRTPANLDTDTEECMFWMNYLQKDQSFQLMNFAMENLGALYFGSIGDISELYLRVEQYWDRRADKNHSVDGKYWDALIWSVFTMCIYYMPVEKLAEIFSVYPLHEYLGSNKRLNWEDGMQLVMCQNFARCSLFQLKQCDFMAHPDIRLVQAYLILATTTFPYDEPLLANSLLTQCIHTFKNFHVDDFRPLLNDDPVESIAKVTLGRIFYRLCGCDYLQSGPRKPIALHTEVSSLLQHAAYLQDLPNVDVYREENSTEVLYWKIISLDRDLDQYLNKSSKPPLKTLDAIRRELDIFQYKVDSLEEDFRSNNSRFQKFIALFQISTVSWKLFKMYLIYYDTADSLLKVIHYSKVIISLIVNNFHAKSEFFNRHPMVMQTITRVVSFISFYQIFVESAAVKQLLVDLTELTANLPTIFGSKLDKLVYLTERLSKLKLLWDKVQLLDSGDSFYHPVFKILQNDIKIIELKNDEMFSLIKGLGSLVPLNKLRQESLLEEEDENNTEPSDFRTIVEEFQSEYNISDILS